From a single Brassica oleracea var. oleracea cultivar TO1000 chromosome C5, BOL, whole genome shotgun sequence genomic region:
- the LOC106295944 gene encoding uncharacterized protein LOC106295944 encodes MADFGYLSDTDDSAVEELISQAKELSALEQIAAINCSSFTDSSTLPDDLESRFRRLKSLPPARPDPVSSKISKKKDLTHSKSVVGYPKDADFSGNPVKKCGFDEDSSIFKRDLGVNSGFERSSRAGLDSDGSGDFSDSGNIGSSKIFSPAKQTQKLPKEKRRVASSSVDLATPPSSDSEPEMRSKSKSSSWVKKLSPSKIIRYIWSSPNKSSSAKKKNIKSIKSFTASGRASSDVDFDDFLSDLNAYSVEDQRKMLKKALKEQQKMRKEAAQIIKMTRKASARFDFDD; translated from the coding sequence ATGGCGGATTTTGGGTATCTATCGGATACGGACGATTCAGCAGTGGAAGAGCTGATATCGCAAGCGAAGGAGCTTTCAGCTTTGGAGCAAATAGCAGCCATCAATTGTTCTAGCTTCACCGACTCTTCTACTCTTCCCGATGATCTCGAATCTCGTTTCCGTCGCCTCAAGTCTCTTCCTCCCGCTCGACCCGACCCGGTTTCGTCTAAGATTAGTAAGAAGAAGGATCTCACGCACTCCAAGAGCGTGGTGGGTTACCCAAAGGATGCAGATTTCTCTGGAAACCCAGTTAAAAAATGTGGTTTTGATGAGGATTCGAGTATTTTCAAGCGAGATCTGGGAGTGAATTCGGGTTTTGAGAGAAGCTCGCGAGCTGGGCTTGACTCTGATGGAAGTGGAGATTTCTCTGATTCTGGAAACATCGGTTCGAGTAAGATCTTCTCGCCAGCTAAACAAACCCAGAAGCTTCCTAAAGAGAAACGCAGAGTCGCATCCTCTTCTGTTGATTTAGCGACCCCACCGTCATCGGATTCAGAACCGGAAATGAGATCCAAGTCGAAATCAAGCTCATGGGTTAAGAAGTTGTCTCCATCAAAGATCATTCGTTACATTTGGTCTTCTCCCAACAAATCATCATCCGCCAAGAAGAAGAACATCAAAAGCATCAAATCATTTACTGCATCTGGTCGCGCATCTTCTGATGTTGATTTCGACGACTTTCTGTCCGATTTAAATGCATATTCAGTCGAGGACCAAAGGAAGATGCTGAAGAAAGCACTCAAAGAACAGCAGAAGATGCGCAAAGAAGCTGCTCAAATCATCAAAATGACCAGAAAGGCTTCTGCTAGATTTGATTTTGATGATTAA
- the LOC106344760 gene encoding uncharacterized protein LOC106344760, whose translation MILKSNTEIVDDVVRTEEPIGWIKPPSGCLKCNVGSSWVDPHHPSGASWILRGEDGQTIMHSRRSYSFMRSKAEADLWAMHWAVECMHNTHHVNVIFEASSEQLHNVLSESFHHLEFTGVVQSINQLLNGINGWSLNHALQERNEAAATIAVSVTRDRRYQSYMAQHEPAWLHHLLALEASSN comes from the coding sequence ATGATCCTCAAGTCAAACACGGAGATAGTAGATGATGTGGTAAGAACAGAAGAACCTATTGGGTGGATTAAGCCACCGTCTGGATGTTTGAAGTGTAACGTGGGTTCATCATGGGTAGACCCTCATCACCCGAGTGGAGCTTCGTGGATTCTTCGTGGAGAAGATGGTCAAACCATTATGCATAGCAGACGCTCATACTCCTTCATGCGATCCAAAGCGGAAGCAGATCTATGGGCAATGCACTGGGCGGTGGAATGCATGCATAACACTCACCATGTCAACGTTATCTTCGAAGCTTCATCTGAACAACTCCATAATGTCCTTTCTGAGTCATTTCACCACCTTGAGTTTACTGGTGTGGTGCAATCTATAAACCAACTTCTCAATGGGATTAATGGATGGAGCCTTAACCACGCCTTGCAAGAACGTAATGAGGCAGCTGCAACTATCGCCGTGAGTGTAACACGAGATCGGCGCTATCAATCATACATGGCACAGCATGAACCTGCTTGGCTTCACCATCTGCTGGCCCTGGAAGCTTCTTCCAACTAG
- the LOC106344758 gene encoding uncharacterized protein LOC106344758: MDPNLSLANKLALWLDLMLVQSIPIDSRRAIPWLLWAVWKNMNAVIFASTQESLGMQSQVKCNIHANWRNDKLHCGGSWITRDHQGRVGHHAREAFTSSPDKLTAELRVLIWILQSMQDLQVQEVVIGSDHCDLVEAIKRPNDWPRYRWLLHQVTALTREFPLVCFEIESSASNHVAREIAKSVMRNSMFQSYLALSGPSWLHDRIRQESAF; encoded by the exons ATGGATCCAAATCTATCTTTGGCGAATAAGCTTGCTTTATGGCTTGATTTAATGTTGGTTCAGAGCATTCCAATTGACAGTAGACGAGCTATTCCGTGGTTATTATGGGCAGTGTGGAAGAATATGAATGCAGTTATCTTCGCTAGCACTCAGGAGTCTTTGGGTATGCAG TCTCAGGTGAAATGCAATATTCACGCGAACTGGCGCAATGATAAGCTACATTGTGGAGGTTCTTGGATTACAAGAGATCATCAAGGAAGGGTGGGGCATCATGCACGCGAAGCTTTCACTTCTTCTCCGGACAAACTTACCGCCGAACTGAGAGTCTTAATATGGATCCTACAGAGCATGCAGGATTTACAGGTTCAGGAAGTTGTAATAGGATCAGATCACTGTGATTTAGTTGAAGCCATCAAACGACCTAATGACTGGCCTAGATATCGTTGGCTGCTTCATCAAGTGACGGCACTAACTAGGGAGTTTCCTTTGGTCTGCTTTGAGATTGAGTCATCGGCTTCAAATCATGTGGCGAGAGAGATAGCTAAAAGTGTTATGCGCAATAGCATGTTCCAATCCTATCTCGCACTTAGTGGTCCATCGTGGTTGCATGATCGTATTCGTCAAGAAAGTGCATTTTAA
- the LOC106295943 gene encoding protein NUCLEAR FUSION DEFECTIVE 4: MRPRIRDASDKLRPTRSSFDDDGEPKFHRKHPPPLRTMFGRWRKWTVLVAAIWIQASTGTNFDFSAYSSHLKSVLGISQVRLNYLAVASDLGKAFGWSSGIALGYFPLSVVLFAAAAMGFVGYGVQWLVITNVIALPYSLVFLCCLLAGLSICWFNTACFILCIRHFPTNRALALSLTVSFNGISAALYSLAFNALNPSSSNLYLLLNSLVPLGVSLAALYPVLVKPSLDPTPDSESRRHDSHVFAIMNVVAVVTSFHLLLSSSSTNVTSSARLHLVGAIFLMVFPLCAPLLVYARDYYFPDINQHDSSGYVMLNIDELKLQKASVTGTAKEGNIVRLGDEHSFGLLITRLEFWLYYIAYFCGGTIGLVYSNNLGQIAQSLGQSSTTLVTVYSSFSFFGRLLSAAPDFIHKRFRLTRTGWFTIALLPTPIAFFLLAISSLQQLALQTATALIGLSSGFIFAAAVSITSELFGPNSVGVNHNILITNIPIGSLLYGFIAASIYEANANPEIRTVVSDSVVCIGRDCYHKTFVLWGCLSLLGLASSFLLYMRTKPVYHRLEQDRVSVTSSSYKDIDSM; encoded by the exons ATGAGACCTCGTATCCGAGATGCCTCTGACAAACTCCGCCCTACCCGATCCTCCTTCGACGACGACGGTGAACCAAAGTTTCACCGGAAACACCCTCCGCCTCTCCGCACCATGTTCGGCCGATGGCGGAAATGGACTGTCCTCGTGGCGGCGATCTGGATCCAGGCTTCGACTGGAACCAACTTCGATTTCTCGGCCTACTCATCCCATCTCAAATCAGTACTCGGAATCTCTCAGGTGAGGTTGAATTACCTCGCCGTGGCTTCTGATTTGGGAAAAGCGTTCGGGTGGTCGTCGGGGATCGCTCTAGGTTATTTCCCTCTCTCCGTCGTTCTTTTCGCGGCGGCGGCTATGGGGTTCGTTGGCTATGGTGTTCAGTGGTTAGTCATCACCAACGTCATCGCTCTTCCTTATTCTCTG GTGTTTCTGTGCTGCTTGTTGGCTGGATTGAGCATATGTTGGTTCAACACAGCTTGTTTCATCCTCTGTATCCGTCACTTCCCGACCAATCGTGCACTCGCTTTGTCTCTAACGGTAAGCTTCAATGGAATCAGTGCAGCCTTATACTCGCTCGCTTTCAATGCACTTAACCCGTCATCCTCAAATCTGTACCTTCTGCTGAACTCTCTGGTTCCTCTTGGTGTCTCGTTAGCTGCACTCTACCCTGTTCTTGTTAAACCATCTCTAGACCCTACACCAGACAGTGAATCACGGCGACATGACTCCCATGTGTTTGCCATTATGAATGTCGTAGCCGTCGTTACCAGTTTCCACCTTCTTCTGTCTAGTTCCAGTACCAATGTGACTTCATCAGCTCGTTTGCATTTAGTGGGAGCTATCTTCCTTATGGTTTTCCCCTTATGTGCTCCTCTTCTCGTTTATGCTCGGGATTACTATTTTCCTGACATTAACCAACATGACAGCTCTGGCTATGTTATGCTTAACATAGACGAGCTCAAGCTGCAGAAAGCATCTGTTACGGGTACTGCCAAGGAAGGGAACATAGTGAGGCTCGGTGATGAACACTCGTTTGGGTTGCTCATAACTAGATTGGAGTTTTGGTTATACTACATTGCGTACTTCTGTGGTGGCACGATTGGCCTTGTTTATAGCAACAACTTGGGTCAGATTGCTCAGTCTTTAGGACAAAGCTCGACAACACTCGTCACAGTCTACTCTTCGTTCTCCTTCTTTGGCCGGTTGCTCTCTGCTGCGCCAGATTTTATCCACAA GAGGTTTCGTTTAACAAGAACCGGCTGGTTTACAATCGCACTCTTGCCAACCCCTATCGCTTTCTTTCTACTAGCGATATCATCCTTACAGCAGTTAGCATTGCAGACCGCAACTGCTTTAATTGGTCTGAGCTCAGGATTCATATTCGCAGCTGCAGTCTCCATAACATCTGAACTTTTTGGACCAAATAGCGTAGGTGTTAACCACAACATTCTCATAACAAACATACCAATCGGCTCACTCCTATACGGTTTCATCGCTGCATCCATCTACGAAGCCAACGCAAACCCTGAGATTAGAACTGTGGTGTCTGACTCGGTCGTTTGCATCGGAAGAGATTGCTACCACAAAACGTTTGTGCTTTGGGGTTGCTTGTCTCTTCTTGGTCTTGCTTCAAGTTTTCTGCTGTACATGAGAACCAAACCGGTTTATCACCGGCTTGAACAAGACCGGGTTTCCGTAACGTCATCATCGTACAAGGATATTGATTCAATGTAA
- the LOC106293878 gene encoding probable aspartic protease At2g35615 → MGTQTFINCSLSAIIITFLVSSYSAHSQDLTFKLIHRDSPHSPLYNPLHTVSDRLKAGFLRSISRSRRFSTKTDDLQSGLISNGGEYFMSISIGTPPSKVLAIADTGSDLTWVQCKPCEHCYKQNGSIFDKTHSSTYKTEGCDSKPCNALAKKEKGCDRSGKICKYLYGYGDQSYTKGEVATETISIDSSSGSPVSFPGTVFGCGYNNSGTFDGTGSGIVGLGRGPLSLISQLGSSIGKKFSYCLSNTSYSTNGTGVINLGTNSMPSNPSKGSAVLTTPLIYKTQNTYYYLNLEAITVRKTKIPYTGGGYSLNEKATGNIIIDSGTTFTFLESGFYEKFGAAVEASVTGAKRASDPQGMLIHCFKAGYKKIDLPEITMHFTGADVKLSPTNAFLKKDEEIVCLSMIPTTDVAIYGNLVQADFRVGYDLEAKTLSFQRIDCFGTL, encoded by the coding sequence ATGGGAACCCAAACTTTCATCAACTGTTCTCTCTCAGCTATCATCATCACCTTCCTCGTTTCCTCTTATTCAGCTCACTCGCAAGACCTAACCTTCAAGCTGATCCACCGTGACTCTCCCCATTCTCCACTCTATAACCCTCTCCACACCGTCTCCGACCGTCTCAAAGCCGGTTTCCTCCGTTCAATCTCCCGTTCCCGCCGTTTCTCAACCAAAACCGATGATCTCCAATCCGGTTTAATCTCAAACGGCGGCGAATACTTCATGAGCATCTCAATCGGTACTCCACCTTCGAAAGTCCTGGCCATCGCCGACACTGGAAGTGACCTAACTTGGGTCCAGTGCAAACCATGTGAACATTGTTACAAACAAAACGGTTCAATCTTCGACAAGACGCACTCTTCGACCTACAAAACAGAAGGTTGCGATTCCAAACCCTGCAACGCGTTGGCCAAAAAAGAAAAAGGATGCGACCGGTCAGGGAAGATCTGCAAATACCTTTACGGTTATGGAGACCAGTCGTATACTAAAGGAGAGGTTGCAACCGAAACAATCTCTATCGATTCTTCCTCTGGCTCCCCAGTTTCTTTCCCCGGTACGGTCTTCGGTTGCGGCTACAATAACAGCGGTACGTTCGATGGAACCGGGTCCGGAATCGTCGGTCTCGGACGTGGACCATTATCTTTGATCTCTCAGCTAGGTTCTTCCATAGGGAAGAAGTTTTCGTATTGCTTGTCAAACACGTCATACTCAACAAACGGCACAGGTGTAATTAACCTAGGAACCAACTCGATGCCTTCCAATCCAAGCAAGGGCTCTGCTGTGCTCACTACACCTTTAATCTATAAAACCCAAAATACTTACTACTACTTGAATCTGGAAGCAATCACCGTCCGAAAGACCAAGATTCCGTATACCGGAGGAGGATACAGTTTGAACGAGAAGGCCACCGGGAACATAATAATCGATTCCGGAACTACTTTTACGTTTCTAGAATCTGGATTTTACGAGAAGTTTGGTGCGGCGGTGGAAGCATCGGTGACCGGAGCTAAGCGTGCGAGTGATCCACAGGGGATGTTGATACACTGTTTCAAAGCCGGATACAAAAAGATTGATTTGCCGGAGATAACAATGCATTTCACTGGGGCTGACGTGAAGCTGAGTCCGACAAACGCCTTCTTGAAAAAAGATGAAGAGATTGTGTGCTTGAGTATGATTCCGACAACTGACGTTGCTATCTACGGTAACTTGGTTCAGGCGGATTTTCGTGTCGGGTATGATCTGGAGGCTAAGACGTTGTCGTTTCAAAGAATAGATTGCTTTGGGACCTTGTAA
- the LOC106344759 gene encoding uncharacterized protein At4g02000-like, with amino-acid sequence MADKLHNAIRSLSIEDDDPVTLPDDPKFRVFDANATSLMGRLLNPDCQPMAKMINYMPTAWRVHGRVRGIALSRDRFQFIFQREEDLLTVLRDRPWSYNHWTMLLERWTPNPPASFLTSLDVWIRIRNIPVNYYTSDTMYALAKKIGRVVELAYDPKVSQTTDYVRAKVCFNVENPALEAKNLIIPEEVVVIKYEYEKIHKRCFSCLRLMPQFCVSGYVFMNGLKVFICTCFI; translated from the coding sequence ATGGCCGACAAACTTCACAACGCCATACGATCCTTGTCCATCGAAGATGATGATCCGGTAACATTACCAGACGATCCGAAATTCCGGGTTTTTGATGCTAACGCTACCAGTTTGATGGGGAGGCTTTTGAATCCGGATTGCCAACCAATGGCCAAGATGATCAACTATATGCCCACGGCTTGGAGAGTGCATGGTAGGGTACGAGGGATTGCCCTTTCTCGTGACAGATTCCAGTTTATCTTCCAGCGGGAAGAGGATCTCTTAACTGTCTTAAGAGATCGGCCTTGGTCTTACAACCACTGGACAATGCTCTTGGAGAGATGGACCCCAAATCCGCCAGCCTCGTTCCTTACATCTTTGGACGTCTGGATCAGGATAAGGAATATACCGGTGAACTATTATACATCTGATACGATGTATGCCCTCGCTAAGAAGATTGGCAGGGTGGTGGAGTTGGCCTATGACCCAAAGGTTTCGCAAACGACTGATTACGTGCGTGCCAAGGTATGCTTCAATGTGGAGAACCCAGCCTTGGAGGCTAAGAATCTCATAATACCGGAGGAGGTAGTGGTCATTAAGTACGAATATGAGAAGATTCATAAAAGATGTTTCTCATGTCTTCGCTTGATGCCCCAGTTTTGTGTAAGCGGTTATGTGTTCATGAATGGATTGAAAGTTTTTATATGTACATGCTTCATTTAG